From a region of the Lactuca sativa cultivar Salinas chromosome 4, Lsat_Salinas_v11, whole genome shotgun sequence genome:
- the LOC111906840 gene encoding receptor-like serine/threonine-protein kinase ALE2, whose translation MSCSFCLLMGFQVILRLITFLILFVGGDSLALRSADHGVPPASSPTKIHATKWMKRGFRPFSSTSFQRYHHERSKINHIAPTPLYQLQPPTYAPQGPFAPSPSPVDPTNRFGPTISPSSYSLTKNTAPPPTPVFTLPPPPPNEDCTTVTCVQPLTYTPAGSPCACVWPIEVRLRLLISPYTFFPLVSELAKEISTSLSLNVSQARIMGANVAGEQLDRTIVLVNLVPLNQNFDPATAFSIYQKFWKKQVSINRARFGAYEVESISYPGLPPSPPSLPSNSDVTIGQSDSVNSDRGRPLKPIGVDIPRNGKEDKSKPNGSIIAVVVLSSVTAFVVLIGALWLFLLKCGCCSSNSRTDKDPRGLTKPSGESLIVGSRKSSTSMSFSSSLAAYTGTAKIYSLSEMERATDTFDSSRILGEGGFGIVYSGVLEDGRKVAVKVLKRDDRQGSREFLAEVEMLSRLHHRNLVKLLGICTDDHFRCLVYELVPNGSVESHLHGADKIPPLNWCARMKIALGAARGLAYLHEDSSPRVIHRDFKSSNILLENDFTPKVSDFGLARTALDGHKHISTHVMGTFGYLAPEYAMTGHLLVKSDVYSYGVVLLELLTGRKPVDLLQPPGQENLVAWARPLLTNKESLESIIDHDIINSNTPFDSILKVAAIASMCVQPEVSHRPFMGEVVQALKLVCNEFDEIREMTPRSRSHGEEVDFEMMDYSEETGREMTSGYEYDMEIGFQGTDLRGGRIENVEGLESESFRRQFNSAPLKMERKKQFWRRLRGLSRGSMSEHEHERERDHVFSSNL comes from the exons ATGTCATGTTCGTTTTGCTTGTTAATGGGGTTTCAAGTGATTCTCAGGTTGATCACATTCTTGATTTTATTTGTCGGTGGTGATTCTTTGGCTCTTAGATCTGCAG ATCATGGTGTTCCACCTGCATCAAGTCCCACTAAAATTCATGCAACGAAATGGATGAAACGAGGTTTTAGGCCTTTTTCTAGCACATCTTTCCAGAGATATCATCATGAAAGATCGAAAATTAACCATATTGCCCCTACACCCTTGTACCAACTTCAACCACCAACTTACGCCCCACAAG GTCCATTTGCTCCTTCACCATCACCCGTTGATCCAACTAACCGATTCG GGCCAACGATATCTCCATCAAGCTACTCGTTGACAAAGAATACAGCTCCTCCCCCAACTCCGGTTTTCACGCTACCTCCACCACCTCCCAATGAAG ATTGTACAACAGTGACCTGCGTGCAGCCGCTGACATACACGCCGGCGGGATCGccgtgtgcttgtgtgtggccgatagAAGTTCGATTACGCCTCCTTATTTCTCCATATACATTTTTTCCATTAGTTTCAGAACTCGCTAAAGAAATCTCCACCAGTCTTTCACTCAATGTAAGTCAAGCCCGAATCATGGGAGCCAATGTCGCCGGAGAGCAGCTTGACAGAACCATCGTTCTCGTCAATTTGGTACCTCTGAATCAAAATTTCGATCCTGCCACCGCGTTTTCGATCTACCAAAAGTTCTGGAAGAAACAAGTTTCGATAAACAGAGCTCGATTTGGAGCTTATGAAGTCGAATCCATTAGCTATCCAG GGCTTCCACCTTCGCCGCCGTCGTTGCCTTCCAATTCCGATGTGACAATCGGTCAATCGGATTCTGTAAACAGTGATAGAGGAAGGCCGTTGAAGCCTATCGGAGTTGACATACCTAGAAACGGGAAGGAGGATAAGAGTAAGCCAAATGGAAGCATTATCGCGGTGGTGGTTTTATCATCTGTTACAGCTTTTGTTGTTCTCATCGGAGCTCTGTGGCTTTTCTTGTTGAAATGCGGATGCTGTTCTTCCAATTCCCGAACTGACAAAGACCCTCGTGGACTTACGAAACCATCTG GAGAATCGTTGATAGTTGGAAGCAGGAAAAGCTCAACATCAATGTCATTTAGCTCAAGTTTAGCAGCATACACAGGAACAGCGAAGATTTATAGCTTAAGCGAGATGGAGAGGGCTACTGATACCTTTGATTCGAGTAGAATACTTGGAGAAGGTGGTTTTGGAATTGTTTATAGCGGTGTTCTTGAAGATGGGCGGAAAGTTGCAGTGAAGGTTCTTAAGAGAGACGACAGGCAAGGAAGTCGTGAATTTTTAGCCGAAGTGGAGATGCTGAGTCGTCTTCACCATAGAAACTTGGTTAAACTGTTGGGTATTTGTACAGACGACCATTTTCGGTGTCTGGTTTACGAGCTTGTTCCAAATGGAAGTGTAGAATCTCATTTACATG GTGCAGACAAGATCCCCCCGCTGAATTGGTGTGCTAGAATGAAGATTGCCCTAGGAGCAGCTCGTGGTTTAGCATACTTACATGAAGATTCAAGTCCACGTGTCATTCATCGAGACTTCAAGTCAAGCAACATTTTGCTCGAAAACGATTTCACCCCTAAAGTTTCGGATTTCGGTTTGGCTAGAACAGCATTGGATGGACATAAGCACATATCAACACATGTCATGGGAACTTTTGG CTACCTGGCACCGGAATATGCCATGACGGGCCATCTTCTTGTAAAAAGTGATGTTTACAGCTACGGAGTAGTCCTTCTCGAGCTTCTAACAGGGCGAAAGCCAGTGGACCTATTGCAGCCACCCGGTCAAGAAAACCTAGTCGCATGGGCTCGACCACTTCTCACAAACAAGGAGTCGCTTGAGTCAATCATTGACCATGACATCATAAACTCAAACACCCCATTCGATAGCATACTCAAAGTAGCAGCCATAGCTTCTATGTGTGTTCAACCAGAAGTATCTCATCGCCCGTTCATGGGTGAAGTGGTTCAAGCCTTGAAACTTGTCTGCAATGAGTTTGATGAAATAAGAGAAATGACTCCAAGAAGTAGAAGCCATGGTGAAGAGGTTGATTTTGAAATGATGGATTATTCAGAAGAGACTGGAAGAGAGATGACAAGTGGGTATGAATATGATATGGAGATTGGATTTCAGGGTACGGATTTGAGGGGTGGGAGGATTGAGAATGTGGAGGGGTTGGAGTCTGAATCATTCAGACGTCAGTTTAATTCTGCTCCTTTGAAAATGGAGAGGAAGAAGCAGTTCTGGAGACGATTAAGAGGTCTGTCTAGAGGAAGCATGAGCGAACATGAACATGAACGTGAACGTGATCATGTGTTTTCTTCAAATTTGTAA
- the LOC111906841 gene encoding protein ROOT HAIR DEFECTIVE 3 has product MDREAECCSTHLIDGDGTFNAAGLDNFIKQVKLAECGLSYAVVAIMGPQSSGKSTLLNNLFYTNFREMDAYRGRSQTTKGIWIARCPAIEPCTIVMDLEGTDGRERGEDDTAFEKQSALFALAVSDIVLINMWCHDIGREQAANKPLLKTVFQVMLRLFSPRKTTLMFVIRDKTRTPLENLEPVLREDIQKIWDSVPKPEAHKHTPLSEFFNVQVVALSSYEEKEEQFKEQVADLRQKFFHSIAPGGLAGDRRGVVPASGFSFSAQQIWKVIKENKDLDLPAHKVMVATVRCEEIANEKYSSFVTNENWLELEEAVQSGYVLGFGKKLSSLLNKTLSSYDEEATYFEDSVRSAKRKQLEEKLLQLVQPAYQLMLEHIKSGTLENFKKALIDALNGGQGFAVAARDNTAKFTTLFEEQCEDAIIKQSKWDSSKIRDKFSRDLDSHILEVRTAKLSELNALYETKLKEGLYGPVEALLEGGSDDTWAAIRKLLHQVTEKAVSEFSFALSGFEMDDEEKEDMILKLKNYARGVVEGKTKEESAKVLYRMKERFTSIFNHDNDSMPRVWTGKEDIRAITKMARSSSLKLLSVLAAIRLDEENDTIGDTLVLALVDPKKATNNKTTLSDPLASSTWEEVPPTKTLITPVQCKSLWSQFQKETEYTITQAIASQEANKRNNNWLPPPWAIAAMVVLGFNEFMTLLRNPLWLLVIFVSYLLAKALWVQLDISGEFRNGALPGILSLSTKFIPTVTNLLRKLAEQGERPVNPTAQTIQGSTSGFSSTASSDVTNENEMEYTSPTSRSHNKDL; this is encoded by the exons ATGG ATAGAGAAGCTGAATGTTGCTCCACACACCTGATAGATGGGGATGGTACTTTCAATGCAGCTGGACTTGATAATTTTATCAAACAAGTCAAACTGGCAGAATGTGGACTTTCTTATGCTGTTGTAGCTATCATGGGCCCACAGAGCAGCG GGAAGAGCacacttctaaataatcttttttataCCAACTTCAGGGAAATGGATGCTTATAGGGGAAG GTCTCAGACTACTAAAGGTATTTGGATAGCAAGATGTCCTGCTATTGAACCTTGCACCATTGTAATGGATCTTGAGGGCACTGATggaagagagagaggagag GATGATACTGCATTTGAAAAACAGAGTGCACTTTTTGCACTTGCTGTTTCAGATATAGTGCTTATAAACAT GTGGTGTCATGATATTGGGCGTGAGCAGGCTGCAAATAAACCTCTTCTGAAAACCGTTTTCCAG GTTATGTTGAGGTTGTTTAGTCCACGTAAAACAACTTTAATGTTTGTTATACGCGATAAAACAAgg ACACCTCTTGAAAACCTAGAGCCTGTCTTGAGGGAAGATATCCAAAAG ATATGGGATTCTGTTCCTAAGCCAGAAGCCCACAAACACACCCCACTGAGTGAATTTTTCAAT GTTCAAGTTGTTGCACTGTCTAGTTATGAAGAGAAGGAAGAACAATTTAAAGAGCAG GTGGCTGATTTGAGGCAAAAGTTTTTCCATTCCATTGCCCCTGGTGGTTTAGCAGGTGATAGGCGAGGGGTAGTTCCTGCTTCAGGTTTTTCCTTCAGTGCACAACAAATCTGGAAAGTCATCAAAGAGAACAAAGACCTTGATCTTCCAGCTCACAAG GTGATGGTGGCAACTGTTCGATGTGAAGAAATTGCTAATGAGAAATATTCTTCTTTTGTTACAAATGAG AATTGGCTTGAATTAGAAGAGGCTGTACAATCTGGTTATGTGTTAGGCTTTGGAAAGAAGCTTAGTTCACTACTTAACAAAACTTTATCCag TTATGATGAAGAGGCAACATACTTTGAAGATAGTGTTAGATCTGCAAAGAGAAAGCAATTGGAAGAGAAATTGTTGCAA CTTGTTCAACCAGCCTACCAATTAATGTTGGAACATATAAAATCCGGGACATTGGAAAACTTCAAAAAAGCTCTTATTGATGCATTGAATGGTGGACAAGGGTTTGCAGTTGCTGCACGCGACAACACTGCAAAATTCACAACACTATTTGAAGAACAATGTGAAG ATGCCATTATCAAGCAATCGAAGTGGGATTCGTCTAAAATAAGGGATAAATTTTCACGCGATTTAGATTCACATATTCTTGAAGTTAGAACAGCTAAACTATCTGAACTTAATGCACTATATGAG ACAAAATTGAAAGAGGGATTATATGGTCCAGTTGAAGCTCTTTTAGAAGGTGGTAGTGATGATACATGGGCTGCAATAAGGAAACTTCTTCATCAAGTAACTGAAAAAGCTGTTTCCGAATTCTCTTTTGCACTTTCTGGTTTTGaaatggatgatgaagaaaaagaagatatgattttgaaattgaaaaattATGCAAGAGGGGTAGTTGAAGGGAAGACAAAAGAAGAATCTGCAAAAGTTTTGTATCGTATGAAAGAAAG ATTTACATCGATTTTCAACCATGATAATGATTCAATGCCACGAGTCTGGACTGGAAAGGAAGATATTCGAGCAATAACTAAAATGGCTCGCTCTTCT TCTTTAAAGTTGCTCTCTGTGTTGGCTGCAATTCGTTTGGATGAAGAAAATGATACAATTGGGGACACTTTAGTCCTTGCATTAGTGGATCCCAAAAAAGCCACTAATAATAAGACTACCCTTTCAGACCCATTGGCCTCAAGCACATGGGAAGAG GTTCCACCTACAAAAACACTCATAACTCCTGTTCAATGCAAATCATTGTGGAGCCAGTTTCAAAAAGAAACCGAATATACAATCACTCAAGCTATTGCTTCCCAG GAAGCTAATAAACGCAATAACAACTGGTTACCACCTCCATGGGCTATCGCTGCCATGGTGGTACTTGGATTCAACGAGTTCATGACTCTTTTGAG gAATCCTTTATGGCTGCTTGTTATATTCGTAAGCTACCTTCTTGCAAAAGCTTTATGGGTCCAACTAGACATATCTGGTGAATTCCGAAATGGAGCT CTTCCAGGGATTTTGTCACTATCAACAAAATTCATTCCAACAGTGACGAATCTTCTTAGAAAATTAGCAGAACAAGGGGAAAGGCCTGTGAACCCAACAGCACAAACTATTCAAGGGAGTACAAGTGGTTTTTCATCAACTGCTTCAtctgatgtaactaatgaaaatGAAATGGAGTACACTAGCCCTACATCAAGATCACACAACAAAGATTTATGA